A genome region from Penaeus chinensis breed Huanghai No. 1 chromosome 15, ASM1920278v2, whole genome shotgun sequence includes the following:
- the LOC125032742 gene encoding putative glutathione-specific gamma-glutamylcyclotransferase 2 isoform X1 codes for MWVFGYGSLTWKVDFPYQQRVVGYIKGYARRFWQASIDHRGVPGKPGRVVTLVPSDDPEEKVWGVAYKISEEKQEEVMAHLDHREKDGYQRTPVTFFPQEAALKPWELIIYLGSETNPFYTGPTKEDEIAQIIASAAGPSGSNKEYLFQLAQTMRSLNINDNHLYSIENKVKSITENCSQMT; via the exons ATGTGGGTATTTGGATATGGTTCCCTTACTTGGAAGGTGGATTTTCCTTACCAGCAGCGGGTAGTTGGATACATCAAAGGCTATGCTCGCAGGTTCTGGCAGGCAAGCATTGATCACCGTGGAGTTCCAGGAAAG CCGGGAAGAGTTGTCACTTTGGTACCATCTGATGACCCTGAG GAAAAGGTTTGGGGTGTAGCTTATAAGATCAGcgaagaaaagcaggaggaagTGATGGCTCATCTTGACCACAGGGAAAAGGATGGATATCAGCGCACACCAGTGACCTTCTTCCCTCAGGAGGCTGCATTGAAACCCTGGGAACTTATTATATATCTAG gTTCAGAAACAAACCCCTTTTATACAGGCCCAACAAAGGAAGATGAGATCGCCCAGATTATAGCATCAGCTGCCGGACCGAGTGGTTCAAATAAGGAGTATCTTTTCCAGTTAGCTCAGACTATGAGGTCACTTAACATAAATGACAATCACTTATATAGCatagaaaataaagtgaaaagcaTCACAGAAAATTGCAGTCAAATGACTTAA
- the LOC125032742 gene encoding putative glutathione-specific gamma-glutamylcyclotransferase 2 isoform X2: MWVFGYGSLTWKVDFPYQQRVVGYIKGYARRFWQASIDHRGVPGKPGRVVTLVPSDDPEEKVWGAAYEISPDKESDVMERLNIREQRFTNRKSLSMYSPSDQMISESVLVFLGSKQSEFLLEDAPILSMAKQIAESRGPSGANSEYLFRLANFMREEVPQARDDHLFQLEEAVKKILA; this comes from the exons ATGTGGGTATTTGGATATGGTTCCCTTACTTGGAAGGTGGATTTTCCTTACCAGCAGCGGGTAGTTGGATACATCAAAGGCTATGCTCGCAGGTTCTGGCAGGCAAGCATTGATCACCGTGGAGTTCCAGGAAAG CCGGGAAGAGTTGTCACTTTGGTACCATCTGATGACCCTGAG GAAAAAGTCTGGGGAGCTGCGTATGAAATCTCACCTGACAAAGAGAGTGATGTGATGGAACGCTTAAACATAAGAGAGCAACGCTTTACCAATAGAAAAAGCCTAAGTATGTACTCTCCCAGTGATCAGATGATATCAGAAAGTGTGTTGGTGTTTCTGGGGAGTAAACAGAGTGAATTCCTATTGGAAGATGCCCCAATCCTTAGCATGGCAAAGCAGATAGCTGAAAGTCGCGGTCCTTCGGGTGCAAATTCAGAATACTTATTTCGTCTGGCAAATTTCATGCGGGAGGAGGTACCACAAGCCAGAGATGATCACCTGTTCCAGTTGGAGGAGGCAGTAAAAAAGATTTTAGCCTAA